In Bos taurus isolate L1 Dominette 01449 registration number 42190680 breed Hereford chromosome 9, ARS-UCD2.0, whole genome shotgun sequence, a single genomic region encodes these proteins:
- the LDHAL6B gene encoding L-lactate dehydrogenase A-like 6B (The RefSeq protein has 1 substitution compared to this genomic sequence): protein MSWTVGILRASQRAGTVRANFLCLGMAPSPCPPAATPLGGAWAVAPASKMATVKCELMKNFTSEEPVRNSKISIVGTGSVGMACAVSILLKGLSDELALVDVDEGRLKGETMDLQHGSLFVKMPNIVSSRDYVVTANSNLVIITAGARQEKGETRLNLVQRNVAIFKLMMSSIVQYSPRCKLIVVSNPVDILTYVAWKLSAFPQNRVIGSGCNLDTARFRFLIGQRLSIHSESCHGWILGEHGDSSVPVWSGVNIAGVPLKELNLDIGTDKDPEQWKNVHKDVVASAYEIIKMKGYTYWAIGLSVADLTESILKNLRRVHPVSTRIKGLYGINEEVFLSVPCILGESGITDLIKVKLAPEEEARLQKSAKTLWDIQKELKF, encoded by the coding sequence ATGAGCTGGACTGTGGGAATCCTGCGGGCCAGCCAGAGAGCGGGCACTGTGAGGGCGAATTTCCTGTGCCTGGGAATGGCCCCAAGCCCCTGCCCGCCGGCAGCCACCCCCCTCGGGGGCGCCTGGGCCGTGGCCCCCGCGTCCAAGATGGCGACGGTCAAGTGTGAGCTGATGAAGAATTTCACCTCAGAGGAGCCTGTTCGCAACAGTAAGATCTCTATCGTAGGAACCGGATCGGTTGGCATGGCCTGTGCCGTCAGCATCCTGTTAAAAGGCTTGAGCGATGAACTCGCCCTGGTGGATGTTGATGAAGGCCGACTGAAGGGTGAGACAATGGATCTTCAGCATGGCAGCCTTTTCGTGAAAATGCCAAACATTGTTTCCAGCAGAGATTACGTTGTCACTGCAAACTCCAACCTCGTGATTATCACGGCAGGTGCACGCCAGGAAAAAGGAGAAACACGCCTTAATTTAGTCCAGCGAAATGTGGCCATCTTTAAATTAATGATGTCCAGTATTGTTCAGTACAGTCCGCGCTGCAAACTGATTGTGGTTTCCAATCCGGTGGATATCTTGACGTACGTAGCCTGGAAGTTGAGTGCCTTTCCCCAAAACCGTGTTATTGGAAGTGGTTGTAATCTGGACACTGCCCGTTTCCGTTTCTTGATTGGGCAAAGGCTTAGTatccattctgaaagctgtcatGGGTGGATCCTTGGAGAGCACGGAGACTCAAGTGTTCCTGTGTGGAGTGGAGTGAACATCGCAGGTGTCCCTCTGAAGGAACTGAACTTAGATATAGGAACTGATAAAGATCCGGAGCAGTGGAAAAATGTTCACAAAGATGTGGTTGCTAGTGCCTATGAGATTATTAAAATGAAAGGTTATACTTCTTGGGCCATTGGCCTGTCTGTAGCTGACCtaacagaaagtattttgaaGAATCTTAGGAGAGTGCATCCAGTTTCCACCAGAATTAAGGGTCTCTATGGAATAAATGAAGAAGTATTCCTCAGTGTTCCTTGTATCCTGGGGGAGAGTGGTATTACTGACCTTATAAAAGTAAAGTTGGCCCCTGAAGAAGAGGCTCGTCTGCAGAAGAGTGCAAAAACACTTTGGGATATTCAAAAGGAGCTTAAGTTTTAA